The Rhodospirillales bacterium genome includes a region encoding these proteins:
- a CDS encoding glutamate 5-kinase produces the protein MSESETHKPPPATPLEAGRRVVIKVGSTLLVDPERGTVYRRWLEALAEDVARLRGRGQEVLIVSSGAVAVGRRHLAFPDGDLTLTEKQAAASVGMVHLAHAYHETLARHGLAVAQVLLTLDDTENRRRYLNGRNTLNEILRLGAVPLINENDTVATDEIRFGDNDRLAARVAAMVSADILVLLSDIDGLYDRDPRRYDNARFVPEVRSIGPEIEAMAGRPGSAYGSGGMVTKLAAARIATAAGCRMVIAAGHVLAPLKAIETGARCTWFVSDSTPRAARKRWIAGALKPSGTVTVDDGALKALESGKSLLPAGVIRVDGDFQRGDAVRVLDPTGGEIARGLAAYAADESRRIAGHKSGEIESILGYRGRDEMIHRDDLVVTKAGGEPGETP, from the coding sequence ATGAGCGAAAGCGAAACACATAAACCACCGCCGGCGACGCCGCTGGAAGCGGGCCGCCGCGTGGTGATCAAGGTCGGCTCGACCCTGCTGGTTGACCCCGAACGCGGCACCGTCTATCGGCGCTGGCTCGAGGCGCTGGCCGAAGACGTCGCCCGTCTGCGCGGGCGCGGCCAGGAGGTGCTGATCGTGTCCTCGGGCGCGGTCGCGGTCGGAAGGCGCCATCTCGCCTTTCCCGACGGCGATCTCACACTGACGGAAAAGCAGGCGGCGGCCTCGGTCGGCATGGTTCACCTCGCGCATGCCTATCACGAAACCCTCGCCCGCCACGGCCTTGCGGTCGCGCAGGTGCTGTTGACCCTCGACGACACGGAAAACCGGCGGCGTTACCTCAACGGGCGCAACACGCTCAACGAAATTCTCCGCCTCGGCGCGGTACCGCTGATCAACGAAAACGACACGGTGGCGACCGACGAAATCCGCTTCGGCGACAACGACCGGTTGGCGGCGCGGGTGGCGGCGATGGTCAGTGCCGATATTCTTGTGCTGCTCTCCGACATCGACGGCCTCTACGACCGCGACCCGCGCCGCTACGACAACGCGCGCTTCGTTCCCGAGGTGCGCTCGATCGGTCCCGAGATCGAGGCGATGGCCGGGCGCCCCGGTTCGGCCTACGGCTCGGGCGGCATGGTGACCAAGCTTGCCGCCGCGCGCATCGCCACCGCCGCCGGTTGCCGCATGGTGATCGCCGCCGGGCACGTGCTGGCGCCTCTGAAGGCGATCGAAACCGGCGCGCGCTGCACCTGGTTCGTGTCCGATTCCACCCCGCGCGCGGCACGCAAGCGTTGGATCGCGGGCGCGCTCAAGCCCTCGGGTACGGTCACCGTGGACGATGGCGCGCTCAAGGCCCTCGAATCGGGCAAGAGCCTGCTGCCGGCGGGCGTCATCCGCGTCGACGGCGATTTCCAGCGCGGCGACGCGGTGCGGGTGCTCGATCCGACGGGAGGCGAGATCGCGCGCGGCCTCGCGGCCTATGCCGCCGACGAATCGCGCCGCATCGCCGGCCATAAAAGCGGTGAAATCGAATCGATTCTCGGCTACCGTGGACGGGACGAGATGATTCATCGCGACGATCTGGTTGTGACCAAGGCCGGGGGCGAGCCGGGAGAAACGCCATGA
- a CDS encoding glutamate-5-semialdehyde dehydrogenase, giving the protein MTARSARKTPARSGKASIALLMEGIGRAARAAAAQLAETPAATKTAALNAAAEALIAARADILAANARDFDAARRGGMSKAMLDRLMLDDGRIDAMAKGIAEVAALPDPVGEVIADWTRPNGLRIQRVRVPIGVIGVIFESRPNVAADAGALCLKAGNACILRGGSDSLQSVGAIVAALRRGLARAKVPEAAIQMVPVADRAAVGKMLTMTEFIDVIVPRGGKSLIERVTAESRVPLFKHLEGLCHTYVDGAADPAKARAIVLNAKMRRTGICGATETLLVDRAKFRELLPPILGDLIAAGCEVRGDADARALDPRVKPATEKDWDTEYLDAIISVRVVDGVAGAIEHIRAHGSNHTDAIVTEDAATAETFLKKVDSAIVLVNASTQFADGGEFGMGAEIGISTDKLHARGPVGVEQLTSFKYVVRGTGQCRA; this is encoded by the coding sequence ATGACCGCCCGTTCCGCCCGCAAGACGCCCGCCCGTAGCGGCAAGGCGTCCATCGCGCTCTTGATGGAGGGGATCGGCCGTGCCGCGCGCGCCGCCGCCGCTCAACTGGCGGAAACGCCGGCCGCGACCAAGACCGCCGCGCTCAACGCCGCCGCCGAGGCCCTGATCGCCGCGCGCGCCGATATTCTCGCCGCCAACGCCCGCGATTTCGACGCTGCCCGTCGCGGGGGCATGTCCAAGGCCATGTTGGATCGGCTGATGCTCGACGACGGTCGTATCGATGCCATGGCCAAGGGCATCGCCGAGGTGGCGGCGCTGCCCGATCCGGTCGGCGAGGTGATCGCCGACTGGACGCGGCCCAACGGCCTCAGGATCCAGCGGGTGCGCGTGCCGATCGGCGTGATCGGCGTCATCTTCGAATCGCGGCCCAACGTCGCCGCCGACGCGGGCGCGCTCTGCCTGAAGGCGGGCAACGCCTGCATCCTGCGCGGCGGCTCCGACAGCCTGCAATCGGTCGGCGCCATCGTCGCGGCCCTGCGCCGCGGGCTTGCCCGGGCCAAGGTGCCGGAAGCGGCGATCCAGATGGTCCCCGTCGCCGACCGCGCCGCCGTCGGCAAGATGCTGACCATGACCGAGTTCATCGACGTGATCGTGCCGCGCGGCGGCAAATCGCTGATCGAGCGGGTGACGGCGGAAAGCCGCGTGCCGCTGTTCAAGCACCTGGAAGGGCTCTGCCATACCTATGTCGACGGCGCCGCCGATCCGGCCAAGGCACGCGCCATCGTGCTCAACGCCAAGATGCGTCGTACCGGCATTTGCGGCGCGACCGAAACCCTGCTGGTGGACCGCGCGAAGTTCCGGGAACTTCTGCCGCCGATCCTTGGTGACCTGATCGCGGCCGGCTGCGAGGTACGGGGCGACGCCGATGCGCGTGCCCTCGATCCGCGCGTCAAGCCGGCGACGGAAAAGGATTGGGACACGGAATATCTCGACGCGATCATTTCGGTCCGGGTGGTGGACGGGGTCGCGGGGGCGATCGAACACATTCGCGCGCACGGCTCGAACCACACGGACGCCATCGTCACCGAGGACGCGGCGACGGCCGAAACCTTCCTCAAGAAAGTGGATAGCGCCATCGTGCTGGTCAACGCCTCGACCCAGTTCGCCGATGGCGGCGAATTCGGCATGGGCGCGGAAATCGGCATTTCGACCGACAAGCTGCACGCGCGCGGGCCGGTCGGGGTCGAGCAGTTGACCAGCTTCAAGTACGTGGTGCGCGGCACCGGGCAATGCCGGGCGTGA
- a CDS encoding nicotinate-nucleotide adenylyltransferase, with amino-acid sequence MPGVNAGLRAKRAAAPGPKKNTSKPARRRAERIGLLGGSFNPAHEGHLHISRQALARLRLDEVWWLVSPQNPLKPARGMTPLEARIRVARDIARHPRIRVSAIEAELGTVYTAETLKRLVARFPKIRFVWLMGADNLIQISRWRDWRSIFTTVPVAVFARPAYSLRALASVAARRFAKARISGTAAGALADMRPPAWAFLRIRLSAASATAIRARGPVESPGATEAWRRRPSRDG; translated from the coding sequence ATGCCGGGCGTGAACGCCGGGTTGCGGGCGAAGAGAGCGGCCGCGCCGGGGCCCAAAAAAAACACGTCCAAACCCGCTCGCCGCCGGGCCGAGCGGATCGGCCTGCTCGGCGGCTCGTTCAATCCCGCCCACGAGGGCCACCTCCACATCAGCCGCCAGGCGCTCGCCAGGCTGCGCCTCGACGAGGTTTGGTGGCTGGTGTCGCCGCAAAACCCGCTCAAGCCCGCGCGCGGCATGACGCCGCTAGAGGCCCGGATCCGGGTCGCGCGCGACATCGCCCGCCATCCCCGCATCCGCGTCAGCGCCATCGAGGCCGAACTCGGCACCGTCTATACCGCCGAAACCCTGAAACGCCTGGTCGCGCGATTCCCAAAGATCCGATTCGTGTGGCTGATGGGCGCCGACAACCTGATCCAAATTTCCCGCTGGCGCGACTGGCGTTCGATTTTCACCACCGTGCCGGTTGCGGTTTTTGCGCGGCCCGCTTATTCTCTACGAGCGCTGGCCTCCGTGGCCGCCCGGCGGTTCGCCAAGGCGCGAATCTCGGGAACGGCGGCTGGCGCCTTGGCGGACATGCGCCCGCCGGCCTGGGCATTCCTTCGCATTCGGCTCAGCGCCGCGTCCGCCACCGCAATCCGCGCGCGCGGCCCGGTCGAAAGCCCGGGCGCGACCGAAGCATGGAGACGACGCCCATCACGCGACGGATAG
- the rsfS gene encoding ribosome silencing factor, with translation METTPITRRIAKQLPPTSRSLLKLVEKSLDDDKAEDVVVIPLVGKSDIADFMVVATGTSQRHLATLAQHLRERVKAKLARDTRIEGEGPHDWVLVDLGDVIVHLFRGETRAFYALEKLWLDAPTKARARAV, from the coding sequence ATGGAGACGACGCCCATCACGCGACGGATAGCAAAACAACTTCCACCGACGAGCCGCAGCCTGCTCAAACTGGTGGAAAAATCCCTGGACGACGACAAGGCCGAGGACGTCGTCGTTATTCCCCTCGTCGGCAAGTCCGATATCGCCGATTTCATGGTGGTGGCGACCGGGACCTCCCAGCGCCATCTCGCCACCCTCGCGCAGCACCTGCGCGAACGGGTCAAGGCGAAGCTCGCCCGCGACACCCGGATCGAGGGCGAGGGCCCGCACGATTGGGTGCTGGTCGATCTCGGCGACGTGATCGTTCACCTGTTTCGCGGCGAAACCCGCGCCTTCTATGCACTCGAAAAGCTTTGGCTCGACGCGCCGACCAAAGCGCGCGCGCGGGCGGTCTGA
- a CDS encoding 23S rRNA (pseudouridine(1915)-N(3))-methyltransferase RlmH, whose translation MRFTIAAVGRSGSGRGKGAEARSLFEAYAGRLASSLVLKYCEEKRKLLPAERKRREAELLLKLVPKGALVVALDEKGKAFASADFARLLGTWRGRGERHICFLVGGADGLDDSVLKGAGLVLSLGPMTWPHLLVPALLAEQLYRAESILAGHPYHRE comes from the coding sequence TTGCGTTTCACCATCGCCGCTGTCGGGCGAAGCGGAAGCGGGCGAGGCAAGGGCGCGGAAGCGCGCTCCTTGTTCGAGGCTTACGCCGGCCGTCTCGCTTCTTCGCTCGTGCTCAAATATTGCGAGGAAAAACGAAAGCTTCTGCCCGCGGAACGCAAGCGCAGGGAAGCCGAACTGCTGCTCAAGCTCGTGCCCAAGGGGGCGCTGGTGGTGGCGCTCGACGAAAAGGGCAAGGCTTTTGCCAGCGCTGACTTCGCCCGCCTGCTCGGGACTTGGCGCGGCCGGGGCGAACGGCATATCTGTTTCCTGGTCGGCGGGGCCGACGGCCTCGACGATTCGGTCCTGAAAGGGGCGGGGCTGGTGCTCTCGCTCGGCCCCATGACCTGGCCGCACCTGCTGGTTCCGGCCCTGCTCGCGGAGCAGCTCTACCGTGCCGAAAGCATCCTTGCCGGACATCCCTATCATCGGGAATAA